The following coding sequences lie in one Clarias gariepinus isolate MV-2021 ecotype Netherlands chromosome 27, CGAR_prim_01v2, whole genome shotgun sequence genomic window:
- the LOC128514918 gene encoding uncharacterized protein LOC128514918, translating to MREDDGGEYFCGEVDENSLKFTSGTRLQFEGKTSDMKNLHVKTVKHGEDVTMECNINGLKNKNTFAWYRQSFGNVPQVFVRQFEQSYTVVDGFNDSRFSFTVKDQKFDLNINETREDDGGEYFCGYVDGSTVKFTSGTRLQFEGEEMKPCPTPGTLNKNTHSVTHQGSNSSAGEGYSCTDQMRVLFWLSVSRVGVLVFIIFPTTLIVYKLK from the exons ATGAGagaagatgatggaggagaatatttctgtggaGAAGTTGATGAAAATTCACTGAAATTCACATCTGGAACTCGTCTGCAGtttgaag gaaaaacttcTGATATGAAGAATCTTCATgtgaaaacagtaaaacatggaGAAGATGTAACTATGGAGTGTAACATTAATGggctcaaaaacaaaaatacttttgCTTGGTACAGACAGAGTTTTGGAAACGTGCCTCAGGTTTTTGTAAGACAGTTCGAGCAGAGTTACACAGTTGTTGATGGATTTAATGATAGTCGCTTCAGTTTTACTGTAAAGGACCAAAAGTTTGATCTCAACATTAATGAAACAAGagaagatgatggaggagaatatttctgtggatatGTGGACGGAAGTACAGTAAagttcacatctggaacacgtctgcagtttgaag gtgaagagatgaaaccctgtcctacacctggaacacttaacaagaacacacactctgttacacaccagggttcaaacAGCAGTGCTGGAGAAG GTTACAGCTGTACTGATCAGATGCGTGTGCTGTTCTGGCTCTCTGTTTCTAGAGTTGGAGTTCttgtcttcattatttttccaacAACGCtgattgtttacaaattaaaataa